The bacterium genome contains the following window.
TTTTGGCTTCCCGGAGGTGTTGCGACTTCCGGCGGGGGAAATCCTCGAACGCTTTCGCGCGGGACGGTCGTTGATCGTGCCGGTCTACTACGTATTCACGCTGACGGGGCTCAGCTTTGCCGCCTTCTCCCTGCTCTTGCACGAGGTGTTCAGGAAGGAGAATCCAACGCTGTCCCTGGTCACCTGCTCGGCCGGCGTACTGGCCGGTCTGTGCCAGGCGCTGGGGTTCATCCGCTGGTGTTTCGTCGTGCCCGTTCTGGCAGACGCGGCGGCAGATCCAGCCGCAAGCCAGGCGCGACGCGATGCAGCCGTCGTCGTCTTTGAAGCCTTGCACCACTACGCGGGTGTGGCGCTGGGGGAGAACCTCGCGTTCGTGTTACACGCACTGTGGACCGTAGGGATCGGTAGTTTGTTGTTGCGCGGAGAGACTTTCGATCCGCGACTGGGACCGATCGGCATCGGCATCGGTGTTGCAATCGGAATCTACAGCCTGGAACAGTTCGGCGGTGTGTTTTCGTCCCTCGGTCCTTTGAATGTAGTCATGCATGACTTCTGGGCAGTCTGGCTGCTGCTCATCGCGTCGCTATTTCTACTCCGCGCACGCTCGGAATCGCCTAACCAGATCCGCCTCGATTCGCGCGGTTGGACATGGGCGACCATCGGTCTCATGGGCCTGCTCGCCGTGACCCACCTATGAGCGCTGGGTA
Protein-coding sequences here:
- a CDS encoding DUF4386 domain-containing protein, which codes for MPSRPTSPTTLRIGACLLIGHVVLLFGAFSALAPAFGFPEVLRLPAGEILERFRAGRSLIVPVYYVFTLTGLSFAAFSLLLHEVFRKENPTLSLVTCSAGVLAGLCQALGFIRWCFVVPVLADAAADPAASQARRDAAVVVFEALHHYAGVALGENLAFVLHALWTVGIGSLLLRGETFDPRLGPIGIGIGVAIGIYSLEQFGGVFSSLGPLNVVMHDFWAVWLLLIASLFLLRARSESPNQIRLDSRGWTWATIGLMGLLAVTHL